One window of the Granulicella arctica genome contains the following:
- a CDS encoding cell division protein ZapA, translating to MSKTGSSKEGNVDETIEQQTIEAPQIPQSINVSIYDQVYHLRGTDPNHIEQLAAIVDGKMRAVSAHGNTVDSLRVAVLAALNIADELATLRERYDTLAGSLQNTQHNLRARAGTLVGMLDEVLRDDNEIRRAG from the coding sequence TTGTCTAAGACGGGTAGCAGCAAGGAGGGCAATGTGGACGAGACGATCGAGCAGCAGACCATCGAAGCGCCGCAGATTCCGCAATCCATTAACGTCTCCATCTACGACCAGGTCTACCACCTGCGCGGCACCGATCCGAATCACATCGAGCAGTTGGCCGCAATCGTCGATGGCAAAATGCGCGCCGTCTCAGCCCACGGCAACACCGTCGACTCCCTGCGAGTTGCCGTACTCGCAGCGCTTAACATCGCCGATGAGCTTGCCACCCTGCGCGAACGCTACGACACATTAGCCGGAAGCCTCCAGAACACCCAGCACAACCTGCGCGCGCGCGCTGGCACTCTCGTTGGCATGCTCGACGAAGTCCTTAGGGACGACAACGAAATCCGTCGCGCCGGTTAG
- a CDS encoding PAAR domain-containing protein yields MPPAARITDMHTCPMLTVLVPHVGGPILPPGKPTVLINYLPAATVTSMATCVGPPDVIVKGSTGVLIGYLPAARLGDLTAHGGVIIMGSPTVMIGEIGSPSPGAAGAGGVVAGLMTSLGLDSAVASIYSVAAKVVDAATKQVAEAGGKFLAGKKSVRAFMLKHSTPDTSQVPFDGMAIGAGCSPSKADDVATVKGIRPTTCAPGATVPKVYFANGINTKLYGDGASMCATMQQIANQTCSEVVGVYGATQGMLPDLDQAVNEIEKNSNSPQAATLAKLVTDSSSANPPQDLNLIVHSRGGLAAQEGIAYAKSSLLLNMPKAEAEEALSHVNVAAFGTAEQGWPVGPVYTKLNNAADSIPAAMKGAQSSFPEQTFGDNDVTPTRYINEPKMDSIAGPHSVTDVYTKHMEQSAGARTCDCS; encoded by the coding sequence ATGCCACCAGCCGCACGCATCACCGATATGCACACCTGTCCGATGCTGACGGTGCTCGTTCCGCATGTCGGGGGCCCGATTCTGCCGCCTGGCAAGCCGACTGTGCTGATCAACTATCTTCCTGCCGCTACGGTGACTTCGATGGCGACCTGTGTGGGGCCTCCCGATGTGATTGTCAAGGGTTCTACAGGCGTGCTGATCGGCTATCTGCCGGCGGCGCGGCTCGGCGACCTTACAGCCCATGGTGGCGTAATTATCATGGGTTCGCCCACTGTGATGATCGGGGAGATTGGCAGCCCTTCACCGGGAGCTGCGGGCGCGGGTGGCGTAGTGGCGGGCCTCATGACGAGCCTTGGGCTTGATAGTGCGGTGGCTTCAATCTATAGCGTGGCCGCAAAGGTTGTGGATGCGGCGACGAAACAGGTGGCCGAAGCGGGGGGGAAGTTCCTTGCCGGCAAGAAGTCGGTTCGAGCCTTCATGCTAAAGCACTCCACGCCCGATACATCGCAGGTTCCATTCGATGGGATGGCCATCGGTGCCGGGTGTAGCCCGAGTAAAGCGGATGATGTGGCAACGGTCAAAGGAATCCGCCCAACTACCTGCGCGCCGGGCGCGACCGTTCCAAAGGTCTATTTTGCGAATGGAATCAACACGAAGCTCTATGGCGACGGTGCCTCGATGTGCGCGACGATGCAGCAGATCGCCAATCAGACCTGCTCCGAGGTTGTTGGCGTCTACGGGGCGACACAGGGAATGCTGCCCGACCTGGATCAGGCAGTCAACGAGATTGAGAAGAACTCCAACTCTCCGCAGGCAGCGACATTGGCGAAGCTGGTTACGGATTCTTCAAGTGCGAACCCGCCCCAGGATCTGAACCTGATCGTCCACAGTCGGGGCGGATTGGCGGCGCAGGAAGGTATCGCGTACGCGAAGTCCTCCCTCCTGCTGAACATGCCAAAGGCCGAGGCCGAAGAGGCTTTGTCCCACGTCAACGTAGCCGCCTTTGGAACGGCTGAACAGGGATGGCCGGTTGGTCCGGTGTATACCAAGCTGAACAACGCGGCTGACTCCATTCCTGCAGCCATGAAGGGTGCGCAGTCATCATTTCCGGAGCAAACATTCGGCGACAATGACGTGACACCAACGAGATATATCAATGAGCCCAAGATGGATTCGATTGCTGGTCCGCATAGCGTCACAGACGTCTACACCAAACATATGGAGCAGTCGGCAGGCGCTCGCACTTGCGATTGCTCTTAG
- a CDS encoding alpha/beta hydrolase codes for MRIGNVLAVVAAMALSTTAVAQQPGVWSGGPQHPVITLWPGGAPGPKTVTGPEGDTTKPDDKLIAGRPIIKLANVAVPTLTMYAPQGLNTGAAVIVFPGGGYSILAIDLEGVEVCDWLTKKGITCLILKYRVPASGPYPKSAAALQDAQRAVGLVRAHAADFKIDPKRVGVLGFSAGGHLAAAVSTHYSERLYPAVDAADQVSCRPDFAVVVYPGYLADAEKGFAFTPDIPVTKETPPTFLVQAEDDPVHVENTTAYFAALKAAGVPTEMHVYAKGGHGYGLRRTELPVTTWPDRVDDWLKTVGILRGSGV; via the coding sequence ATGCGAATCGGCAATGTTCTGGCTGTAGTGGCGGCGATGGCTTTGAGTACGACAGCAGTGGCGCAGCAGCCCGGCGTCTGGTCCGGTGGACCGCAGCATCCGGTGATTACGTTGTGGCCGGGTGGGGCTCCGGGACCGAAGACCGTCACCGGGCCGGAGGGGGATACGACGAAGCCCGACGATAAGTTGATTGCCGGTCGTCCGATCATCAAACTGGCGAATGTTGCCGTGCCGACACTGACGATGTATGCGCCGCAAGGTTTGAACACGGGCGCGGCGGTGATCGTGTTTCCGGGTGGAGGGTACAGTATCCTGGCGATCGATCTTGAGGGCGTCGAGGTGTGCGACTGGCTGACGAAGAAGGGGATCACGTGCCTGATCCTGAAGTATCGGGTGCCAGCGAGTGGACCATATCCGAAGTCCGCTGCGGCGTTACAGGATGCGCAGCGTGCGGTGGGGCTGGTGCGAGCGCATGCGGCGGACTTCAAGATCGACCCGAAGCGCGTCGGGGTGCTCGGCTTCTCGGCTGGAGGGCATCTCGCAGCGGCAGTAAGTACGCACTATAGCGAGCGGCTGTATCCGGCTGTCGATGCGGCGGACCAGGTGAGCTGCCGACCAGACTTTGCCGTAGTGGTCTACCCAGGATACCTGGCGGACGCGGAGAAGGGGTTTGCGTTTACTCCGGATATTCCAGTGACCAAGGAGACGCCGCCGACCTTCCTGGTACAGGCGGAGGATGACCCGGTGCATGTGGAGAATACAACGGCTTACTTTGCAGCGCTGAAGGCTGCAGGCGTTCCGACGGAGATGCACGTCTATGCGAAGGGAGGGCACGGATATGGACTTCGTCGGACAGAGTTGCCGGTAACGACCTGGCCCGATCGGGTCGATGACTGGCTGAAGACGGTCGGCATTCTGAGAGGTAGCGGCGTTTAA
- a CDS encoding prolipoprotein diacylglyceryl transferase: MHSSFLQFGHFHIPLYGLCAAVGLMAALTLCQITARLVRLNPATVWDAALVMVIAALLISRALLVIGSWRSFLQSPLLVLALPSLNDTGILLTAIVTLIYLRIKRLPLLGFLDAMAPCFALVWAFLSLGEILAGTRDGMSTQFFLSVRDAVSGKVHPVEFYTLIVGLMLCGVLIRQLPKRAAPGLGCGLGLLLAGTAIFLLDFLRLPSALFVAAILDPVQWLGLTMIVVGLALFIALPAVRLVVPQNEAAEKEVTDAL, from the coding sequence GTGCATTCTTCCTTCCTTCAGTTCGGGCACTTCCATATCCCCCTGTACGGCCTATGCGCCGCCGTCGGCCTCATGGCTGCCCTTACGCTCTGCCAGATCACCGCGAGACTCGTCAGGCTCAACCCCGCTACTGTCTGGGACGCCGCCCTCGTCATGGTCATAGCCGCCCTCCTCATCTCACGAGCCCTCCTCGTCATCGGAAGCTGGCGCAGCTTTCTCCAGTCACCGCTCCTCGTCCTCGCGCTCCCCTCGCTCAACGACACCGGCATTCTCCTCACCGCGATCGTCACCCTCATCTATCTGCGCATCAAGCGCCTGCCGCTCCTTGGCTTTCTCGACGCCATGGCCCCCTGCTTCGCCCTTGTCTGGGCCTTTCTCAGCCTGGGCGAAATCCTCGCCGGTACCCGCGACGGAATGTCCACGCAGTTCTTCCTCAGCGTGCGCGATGCCGTCTCCGGAAAGGTCCATCCCGTCGAGTTCTACACCCTGATCGTCGGCCTGATGCTCTGCGGCGTCCTCATCCGCCAGCTACCCAAACGCGCAGCCCCCGGCCTTGGCTGTGGCCTCGGTCTGCTCCTCGCCGGCACCGCCATCTTTCTGCTCGATTTCCTTCGTCTTCCCTCCGCGCTCTTTGTGGCTGCTATCCTCGACCCAGTGCAGTGGTTGGGTTTGACGATGATTGTTGTGGGTTTGGCGCTCTTTATCGCGCTCCCCGCCGTCAGGCTGGTCGTCCCACAGAACGAAGCTGCAGAGAAAGAAGTTACCGATGCCCTCTAA
- the pheT gene encoding phenylalanine--tRNA ligase subunit beta, with protein MKILTNWLRTYVPDIAVDDHQLAEDLTLRGIAVEGVHNLGPGNGHLFEMDITTNRVDAMNHYGIAREAATIYNLPLASLHAQLPAPLAAKPFPVRIEADAEALCGRFTAQVLRGVTIAPSTGLTADYFHLLAQKQISNAVDASNVTLLGMGHPTHAFDLDRIEGGIVVRLAHKGEKLKLLDGTDRILEADDLVIADEQKALGLAGVMGGWDSMITADTKNILVEAAWFDQASIRRSARRHGLHTDASHRFERGADFNAAPIANALVSMHILESGGTLEGDLIDLVIPEVAAKTASRPAIELSVKEVQRHLGTTLAPEGITKEIVSQFLTALGCTLTPQTDDTFAVQLPSWRLDLEREIDLIEEVARVYGYNGFANTLPAPGIVIAHPAAAKEAAVRSRLLALGYSESVSSTFASQSDSDLFAAAGKGTVAMENPLSEEATLLRPSLIPGMVTMLAHNLNRDVKEVRLFEQGQLFTGSTDQVNEAAGLSLGLTGHVSPAPPLQKAADAPFYELKGVAESLLSLFDLGGDPVAYSTEVPVWLEPGRSAAISLAGKPIGFFGELAASQGQQRKLRQPIFLAELDLARLYAMPLRKVIARDLSRFQTVERDFSFTMPDSMQWQTVVDAIHALGIAELQRLTPIEVWRDSKKYPGVYALLLRCVFQSEERTLNEAELTGWWSSIITTLMALGGTIRAPEGTFPRT; from the coding sequence ATGAAGATACTGACCAATTGGCTCCGCACCTACGTCCCTGACATTGCCGTGGATGATCATCAACTCGCCGAAGACCTCACCCTCCGCGGCATCGCCGTCGAGGGCGTCCATAACCTCGGCCCCGGTAACGGTCACCTCTTTGAGATGGACATCACCACCAACCGCGTCGACGCGATGAACCACTACGGCATCGCCCGTGAAGCCGCGACCATCTACAACCTGCCCCTCGCCTCGCTTCACGCCCAACTCCCAGCGCCCTTGGCCGCGAAGCCGTTTCCAGTCCGCATCGAAGCCGATGCCGAAGCGCTCTGTGGCCGCTTTACAGCCCAGGTCCTGCGCGGCGTCACCATCGCTCCCAGCACCGGTCTCACGGCGGACTACTTCCACCTCCTCGCGCAGAAGCAGATCTCAAACGCGGTCGACGCCTCAAACGTTACCCTGCTCGGCATGGGCCATCCCACCCACGCCTTCGACCTCGACAGGATCGAAGGTGGCATTGTCGTCCGCCTCGCCCACAAGGGCGAGAAGCTCAAGCTCCTGGACGGCACGGATCGTATCCTCGAAGCTGACGACCTCGTAATAGCCGATGAGCAGAAGGCCCTCGGACTAGCTGGCGTCATGGGCGGCTGGGATTCCATGATCACCGCCGATACAAAAAACATTCTCGTCGAAGCCGCATGGTTCGATCAGGCCAGCATCCGCCGGAGCGCCCGTCGCCACGGCCTCCACACCGACGCCTCCCATCGCTTTGAGCGCGGCGCCGACTTCAACGCCGCTCCCATCGCCAATGCCCTCGTTTCGATGCACATCCTGGAATCCGGCGGCACCCTCGAAGGCGACCTCATCGATCTCGTCATCCCAGAAGTCGCTGCAAAGACGGCCTCTCGTCCCGCCATAGAATTGAGCGTCAAAGAGGTCCAGCGGCATCTCGGCACAACCCTCGCGCCCGAGGGCATCACGAAGGAGATTGTCTCCCAGTTCCTTACTGCCCTCGGCTGCACCCTCACCCCGCAGACGGACGACACCTTTGCCGTTCAGCTTCCAAGCTGGCGCCTTGACCTCGAGCGTGAGATCGACCTCATCGAAGAGGTCGCCCGCGTTTACGGTTACAACGGCTTTGCCAATACGCTCCCCGCGCCCGGCATCGTCATCGCTCACCCTGCCGCCGCAAAAGAGGCCGCCGTCCGTAGCCGCCTGCTTGCTCTCGGCTATAGCGAGTCCGTCTCCAGCACCTTCGCCTCGCAGTCCGACAGCGACCTCTTCGCCGCGGCGGGTAAGGGAACGGTCGCGATGGAAAACCCGCTCTCCGAAGAAGCCACGCTGCTTCGTCCCTCCCTCATTCCCGGCATGGTCACGATGCTCGCCCACAATCTCAATCGTGACGTCAAAGAGGTCCGCCTCTTTGAGCAGGGTCAACTCTTCACCGGCAGCACCGATCAAGTCAACGAAGCCGCCGGGCTATCCCTCGGCCTCACCGGCCATGTTTCTCCCGCGCCTCCGCTTCAGAAGGCTGCGGATGCACCCTTCTATGAGCTGAAAGGTGTGGCCGAGTCGCTCTTGAGCCTCTTCGATCTCGGTGGCGATCCTGTCGCCTACAGCACGGAAGTGCCTGTGTGGCTTGAGCCCGGACGCTCCGCAGCCATCTCGCTCGCGGGCAAGCCGATTGGCTTCTTCGGCGAACTCGCTGCCTCGCAGGGCCAGCAGCGCAAGCTTCGCCAGCCGATATTCCTTGCGGAGCTTGATCTGGCGCGGCTGTATGCGATGCCGCTCCGCAAGGTCATCGCGCGCGATCTCTCTCGCTTCCAGACCGTCGAGCGCGACTTCTCCTTCACCATGCCGGACAGCATGCAGTGGCAGACCGTCGTCGACGCGATCCATGCGCTTGGTATCGCCGAACTGCAGCGCCTGACGCCGATCGAGGTCTGGCGCGACAGCAAGAAGTATCCCGGGGTCTACGCGCTCTTGCTGCGTTGCGTATTTCAGTCAGAGGAACGGACCCTCAACGAAGCCGAGTTGACGGGCTGGTGGTCCAGCATCATCACGACCCTTATGGCGCTCGGTGGAACGATTCGCGCGCCCGAAGGAACCTTCCCACGAACGTGA
- a CDS encoding RluA family pseudouridine synthase — translation MPSKNMLPKGQRHHSVRAEYRATRGVEDAPEVIVPILDFENESDGEIQFEDGVRSFLADPAAAGLRLDQYLAQAIPDISRARVQMLIEAGQVRVDGSPAKPKQKLKGGEALEIEGEPRPEPLHAVPEDIPLDILFEDKYLAVVNKPAGMMVHAGAGSTDDERNRGTLVNALLFHLGAGKLSDVSGDLRPGIVHRLDKQTSGAIIVAKDDSTHRKLGDMFSRRMIQKTYIALAHGRIAKDNTTINLPISRDVIRRTRMTTRRADGRTAVSHVQVLERLSTPYGPFTLVEVRIETGRTHQIRVHLQSMGHPVVGDTLYGAPHHIGPAEGGTSLQRNFLHAARLAFTHPKTAKGMDLDAPLPEELTSFLESLRTLAASVE, via the coding sequence ATGCCCTCTAAGAACATGCTGCCTAAGGGACAGCGCCATCACTCCGTCCGGGCAGAGTACCGCGCCACGCGAGGTGTCGAAGACGCTCCCGAGGTCATCGTGCCCATCCTCGACTTCGAAAATGAGTCTGATGGCGAAATTCAGTTCGAGGACGGCGTCCGCAGCTTCCTTGCTGATCCCGCCGCCGCCGGTCTGCGCCTCGACCAATATCTCGCCCAGGCCATTCCCGATATCAGCCGCGCCCGTGTCCAGATGCTCATCGAAGCCGGACAGGTCCGCGTCGATGGCAGCCCTGCCAAGCCCAAGCAGAAGCTCAAGGGCGGCGAAGCCCTCGAGATTGAAGGCGAGCCCCGCCCCGAGCCGCTCCACGCCGTACCCGAAGACATCCCGCTCGACATCCTCTTTGAAGACAAGTACTTGGCCGTGGTCAACAAGCCTGCCGGCATGATGGTCCACGCAGGCGCTGGTTCGACAGACGACGAACGCAACCGCGGCACCCTCGTCAACGCGCTGCTCTTTCATCTTGGCGCAGGCAAGCTCTCGGACGTCAGCGGCGACCTCCGGCCCGGCATCGTCCACCGTCTGGATAAGCAGACCAGCGGCGCCATCATTGTCGCCAAAGACGACAGTACCCACCGCAAGCTCGGCGACATGTTCTCGCGCCGCATGATCCAGAAGACCTATATTGCCCTCGCCCACGGGCGCATCGCCAAAGACAACACCACCATCAACCTCCCCATCAGCCGCGACGTCATCCGCCGTACCCGCATGACCACGCGCCGCGCCGACGGTCGCACAGCGGTCTCGCACGTTCAGGTTCTCGAGCGCCTTTCCACGCCGTATGGCCCGTTTACGCTGGTCGAAGTCCGCATCGAGACCGGTCGAACCCACCAGATTCGCGTCCATCTCCAGTCGATGGGACACCCCGTAGTCGGCGACACGCTCTACGGCGCTCCGCATCATATTGGTCCCGCGGAGGGCGGCACTTCGCTCCAGCGGAACTTCCTCCACGCGGCGCGTCTTGCCTTTACGCACCCCAAAACCGCCAAGGGCATGGATCTGGATGCCCCACTCCCGGAAGAGTTGACAAGCTTTCTGGAATCATTGCGTACATTGGCGGCCTCGGTTGAGTAG
- a CDS encoding VOC family protein: MLNQCKVVGFIPTKDATRAHAFYVDLLGLKKVSEDGFALVVNANGTAIRIVSTGEFTPAPYTILGWEVPDITSAAETLTTKGVVFERFAYFEQDSDGIWTAPNGSRVAWFRDPDGNTLSISQHPSQA, translated from the coding sequence ATGCTGAACCAATGCAAGGTCGTCGGCTTCATTCCAACGAAGGACGCCACACGAGCCCACGCTTTCTATGTTGACCTCCTCGGCCTGAAAAAGGTCAGCGAGGATGGCTTCGCCCTCGTCGTCAACGCGAACGGTACCGCCATCCGCATCGTCAGCACAGGCGAGTTCACGCCCGCGCCCTACACCATCCTCGGCTGGGAGGTCCCGGACATCACGAGCGCAGCCGAGACGCTAACTACAAAAGGCGTCGTCTTCGAGCGCTTCGCCTACTTCGAGCAGGATAGCGATGGCATCTGGACGGCTCCCAACGGCTCGCGCGTAGCCTGGTTTCGCGATCCCGATGGCAACACCCTCTCCATCTCGCAGCATCCATCACAGGCGTGA
- the pheS gene encoding phenylalanine--tRNA ligase subunit alpha: protein MNEAIPQLDSFDEAALEDAFATLTKEVHEAATTEDAETFRLHWLGRKQGRLKLVSEAWLKSAPPEARKPLGIRFNQLKQQIEQTLEAPATVKAVSQGIDITLPGTLRAPGVPHPLLKTMHEIVAVFHHLGYSTNLGPQVETDFYNFEALNFPPNHPARDTQDTLVIAKQQSRPARDRLLMRTHTSPVQIRTMIDQAPPIRIVIPGKVHRNDAADATHSPIFHQVEGLCVDTNITFSDLKGTLDHAMKALFGSGVKTRFFPSFFPFTEPSADVQISCIFCNGKGCRKCKHSGWIELLGCGMVDPAVFAAVDEQRTAQGHQPAYDPKKITGFAFGMGVERIAMIQHGISDIGHFYSGDMRFLEQFA from the coding sequence ATGAACGAAGCCATTCCACAACTCGACTCCTTCGATGAAGCCGCCCTCGAAGACGCCTTTGCCACTCTCACCAAAGAGGTCCACGAAGCTGCTACCACTGAAGACGCCGAAACCTTTCGGCTCCACTGGCTTGGCCGAAAGCAAGGTCGACTGAAGCTTGTCAGCGAAGCATGGCTCAAGTCCGCCCCGCCCGAGGCGCGCAAGCCCCTCGGGATCCGCTTCAACCAACTCAAGCAGCAGATTGAGCAGACTTTAGAAGCTCCAGCAACTGTCAAGGCCGTCAGCCAGGGGATCGACATTACCCTGCCCGGCACCCTTCGGGCTCCCGGTGTCCCGCATCCGCTCCTCAAGACGATGCACGAGATCGTAGCCGTCTTCCACCATCTCGGCTACTCCACGAACCTCGGCCCGCAGGTTGAAACCGACTTCTACAACTTCGAAGCCCTCAACTTTCCCCCCAACCACCCCGCCCGCGACACGCAGGACACACTCGTCATCGCTAAACAGCAATCCCGCCCGGCACGCGATCGCCTCCTCATGCGCACGCACACAAGCCCCGTCCAGATTCGCACCATGATCGATCAGGCACCCCCGATCCGCATCGTCATCCCTGGCAAGGTCCACCGAAATGACGCCGCAGACGCTACACATTCGCCCATCTTCCACCAGGTAGAAGGCCTCTGCGTCGACACCAACATCACCTTCTCGGACCTTAAAGGTACGCTGGACCACGCTATGAAGGCTCTCTTCGGCTCAGGCGTCAAGACACGCTTCTTCCCCAGCTTCTTCCCCTTCACCGAGCCCTCCGCCGATGTCCAGATCTCCTGCATCTTCTGCAATGGCAAAGGCTGCCGCAAGTGCAAGCACTCCGGCTGGATCGAATTGCTCGGCTGCGGTATGGTGGACCCCGCGGTCTTTGCGGCCGTCGATGAACAGCGCACCGCGCAAGGTCATCAACCCGCATACGACCCGAAGAAGATCACCGGCTTCGCCTTCGGCATGGGCGTTGAGCGCATCGCCATGATCCAGCATGGCATCTCTGACATTGGCCACTTCTACTCCGGCGACATGCGATTCCTGGAACAGTTTGCGTGA
- a CDS encoding VWA domain-containing protein translates to MIDHVLSPRVFQTLAALVLVCNLNLLPAVAQVPAQQPVAPSSQTTPATATPALPPAAAGQSGAPTTQQTAPAQQPDQAVPSSDQPITTIRVQANEVNLIFTVTDKKGKFITGLQRQNFGLLDDGKPPVSVLRFTQQTNLPLRVGIMLDTSSSIRQRFQFEQDSAVEFFLQVLHRDDRAFIEGFDIQTDVAQGFSNNVDLLNQGVHKLRPGGGTAMFDALYKTCRDQMLTLQNEFAVRKALILVSDGDDNYSRALESDAIKMCQRAETIVYAISTNVSPSKDKGDDVLREIAEATGGQAFYPTRIEDVAVGFHNIEEELRSQYSLEYRPADFKQDGAFRTIYLQATDPRYKVRARKGYFSPRPPQ, encoded by the coding sequence GTGATTGACCACGTTCTTTCTCCCCGCGTCTTCCAGACCCTTGCTGCGCTTGTCCTTGTCTGTAACCTCAATCTTCTCCCCGCTGTAGCACAGGTTCCGGCGCAGCAGCCTGTTGCGCCTTCCTCGCAGACGACGCCTGCAACAGCTACTCCAGCGTTGCCGCCAGCCGCTGCCGGTCAGTCCGGCGCTCCGACCACCCAGCAGACCGCCCCGGCGCAGCAGCCCGATCAGGCCGTTCCATCCTCGGATCAGCCGATCACGACCATCCGCGTCCAGGCAAACGAAGTCAACCTGATCTTCACCGTGACCGACAAGAAGGGCAAGTTCATCACCGGCCTGCAGCGCCAGAACTTCGGCCTGCTCGATGATGGCAAGCCCCCAGTCTCAGTCCTGCGCTTTACCCAGCAGACCAATCTGCCGCTCCGCGTCGGCATCATGCTCGACACCAGCAGCTCGATCCGCCAGCGCTTCCAGTTTGAGCAGGATTCCGCCGTCGAGTTCTTTCTGCAGGTTCTCCACCGCGACGACCGCGCCTTCATCGAAGGCTTCGACATCCAGACCGACGTCGCACAGGGCTTCAGCAACAACGTCGACCTCCTCAATCAAGGTGTTCACAAGCTCCGCCCCGGCGGCGGCACGGCCATGTTCGACGCACTCTATAAGACCTGCCGCGACCAGATGCTTACCCTTCAGAATGAGTTCGCCGTCCGCAAAGCGCTGATCCTGGTCTCAGATGGTGACGACAACTACAGTCGCGCCCTCGAAAGCGACGCTATCAAGATGTGTCAGCGCGCCGAGACCATCGTCTACGCGATCAGCACCAATGTCAGTCCAAGCAAAGATAAAGGTGACGACGTGTTGCGCGAGATCGCCGAGGCGACCGGCGGACAGGCCTTCTACCCCACACGCATCGAAGACGTAGCCGTCGGCTTCCACAACATTGAGGAAGAACTTCGCAGCCAGTACTCCCTTGAATACCGACCAGCAGACTTCAAGCAGGATGGAGCCTTCCGAACGATCTACCTTCAGGCCACCGATCCACGCTACAAGGTTCGCGCCCGTAAGGGATATTTCTCACCGCGTCCTCCCCAGTGA
- a CDS encoding acyltransferase family protein, whose protein sequence is MNSIRNVAGPKHYPALDGIRGLAIAMVLAHHLLLANERTGIRVFDFLSAVARAAWVGVDLFFVLSGFLITGILYDSLDNEGYFRKFYLRRVLRIFPLYYGVLFILFALTHPLHLDWHGKQLILLLYLQNTGLSGSAFDFIPSAYINLSHFWSLAVEEQFYLVWPFLVFWIRDRRRLIIATSALSIVALLLRTVLAYRGVDPEFIYTFTACRADSLLLGGCLAMLMRSRLQNVVLKGAWPLLLAAIAIMSTIAHYQHGLEWREGRLIETFGYTVLALAGTALIAETFRERSLLRSMFEAAPLRFLGKYSYGIYIFHYSVNAFLCNTFRAQILHLTHIRAISVAGSAFLVIAISILLAVISFRFYERPFLKLKKFFEYSPIAPMTISTPIQTDAAHPA, encoded by the coding sequence TTGAACAGCATTCGTAATGTCGCAGGACCAAAGCACTATCCTGCATTGGATGGTATTCGCGGACTTGCAATTGCCATGGTCCTCGCTCACCACCTGCTACTCGCAAATGAGCGAACTGGCATTCGCGTCTTCGATTTCCTGTCTGCTGTCGCCCGCGCCGCGTGGGTTGGCGTCGATCTATTTTTTGTCTTGTCCGGCTTCCTGATCACGGGCATTCTGTACGACTCCCTCGACAACGAAGGCTATTTCAGGAAGTTTTATCTCCGGCGGGTACTCCGCATCTTCCCTCTCTACTATGGTGTTTTGTTCATCCTCTTTGCTTTGACTCATCCGCTTCACCTCGACTGGCATGGCAAGCAACTCATCCTTCTGCTCTACCTGCAAAACACCGGTCTCTCCGGGTCGGCCTTCGACTTTATACCCTCGGCTTACATCAACCTGAGTCACTTCTGGTCGCTTGCGGTTGAGGAGCAGTTTTATCTTGTATGGCCCTTCCTGGTGTTTTGGATTCGCGACCGAAGACGCCTCATCATCGCCACGTCCGCTCTTTCCATCGTTGCCCTGCTGCTCCGCACCGTCCTAGCCTATAGAGGGGTCGATCCAGAGTTTATCTACACCTTTACGGCCTGCCGAGCCGACTCGCTCCTGCTGGGCGGTTGCCTGGCGATGCTCATGAGAAGTCGATTGCAGAACGTAGTTCTAAAGGGTGCATGGCCTCTACTACTCGCGGCAATCGCAATAATGAGCACGATCGCTCACTATCAGCATGGGTTGGAATGGCGCGAAGGTCGCCTGATCGAGACGTTTGGCTACACCGTCCTCGCACTGGCCGGCACTGCTCTGATTGCCGAAACATTCCGTGAACGGTCTCTCCTCCGTTCAATGTTTGAAGCGGCACCGTTGCGTTTTCTTGGGAAATACAGCTATGGCATCTACATCTTTCACTACTCAGTAAATGCCTTCTTATGCAACACCTTTCGCGCTCAGATTCTTCACCTTACGCACATAAGAGCGATTTCGGTCGCCGGTTCGGCGTTCCTCGTCATTGCGATCTCGATACTGCTTGCTGTGATCAGCTTCCGCTTCTATGAGAGACCTTTCCTGAAGCTCAAGAAGTTTTTTGAGTACAGTCCGATAGCACCGATGACAATTTCCACACCGATACAGACCGATGCGGCTCACCCGGCATGA